The Takifugu flavidus isolate HTHZ2018 unplaced genomic scaffold, ASM371156v2 ctg393, whole genome shotgun sequence genome has a segment encoding these proteins:
- the LOC130520474 gene encoding NLR family CARD domain-containing protein 3-like, with protein MCLIPVFCWITAIVLEDMMSRDQRGELPKTLTDLYSHFLRVQIKRKKQKYGGKQRPEELTEADKELLLKLGRLAFEHLEKGNIMFYSEDLEQCGLDVSEVSVYSGVCTEIFKRESVIFQKSVYCFVHLSIQEFLAAVFMFHCYTINKRIIESFPKYLKPKDFFRFAGLYNYDPATSLDDFLRRALMKSLKSENGHLDLFVRFLHGLSLESNQRILGGLLDQTENHPETIQKVLNNLKELNSDEISPERSINIFHCLMEMKDQSVHQEIQEFLKSGEISERRLSVIHCSALAYLLQMSEEVLDELNLQLYITSVEGRRRLIPAVRNCRKAELSGSVLSTSDWEVVASAMTSNPSHLRELSLSENQSLTDDAVKLLSSAMMHPNCRLETLRLVNCRLSEISCGSLASALRSILPI; from the exons atgtgtctgatcccagttttctgctggatcactgctatagttctggaggacatgatgagcagagaccagagaggagagctgcccaaaaccctgactgacctctactcacacttcctgagggttcagataaagaggaagaagcagaagtatggaggaaagcagagaccagaggaactgactgaggctgacaaagaactccttctgaagttgggtcggctggcgtttgaacatctggagaaaggaaacatcatgttctactcagaagacctggagcaatgtggactggacgtctccgaggtgtcggtgtactcaggagtttgtacagagatcttcaagagagagagtgtgatcttccagaaatcagtctactgctttgttcatctgagcattcaggagtttctggctgccgtcttcatgttccactgttacaccatcaataaaaggattattGAGTCTTTcccaaaatatttgaaaccaaaggACTTTTTccggtttgctgggttgtataattacgatccagccacatctcttgatgacttcctcaggagagcactaatgaaatctctcaaaagtgaaaatggccacctggacttgtttgttcgcttccttcatggtctctctctggagtccaatcagaggatcttgggtggattgttggatcagacggagaaccacccagaaaccatccagaaggtcctcaacaacctgaaggagctgaacagtgatgaaatctccccagagagaagcatcaacatcttccactgtctgatggagatgaaggatcagtcagtccatcaggagatccaagagttcctgaagtcaggggagatatcagagaggagactgtcagtgatccactgttcagctctggcctacctgctgcagatgtcagaggaggttctggatgagctgaacctacAGCTGTACatcacctcagtggagggacgacgtcgcctgattccagctgtgaggaactgcaggaaggccga actgtctggtagtgttctttcaacgagtgattgggaagttgtggcctcagcaatgacgtcaaacccttctcatctacgggagctgagcttaagcgagaaccaaagcctgacagatgatgcagtaaagttactgtcttctgcaatgatgcatccaaactgcagactggagacgctcag GCTGGtgaactgcaggttatcagagatcagctgtggctctctggcctcggcgctgaggtccatccttcccatctga